The following coding sequences are from one Corallococcus caeni window:
- a CDS encoding efflux RND transporter permease subunit yields MHRVERTMGALASHNHRRPVIALVCALLLSVVGLLSARHLTLNANLVALLPDSFESVQAIHSLEERFGAQGWVVVVGEDADPAQLQRFAQDLAPKLEALPGIRYVEITRPSRFFQSHALYFLSPEDLKEVERRIDARLTWERQHANPLFVSLDDAPAPSLDFSDIQKKYGGAAVTRLASHPSDYYLDPAARRVVVLAKPETSSADLTFSRNIVGEVQGLLKQQDLSKYGPGFHTQITGSFQKKMDQQSQITRDVAVSSTVATVLVLLYLLLHFRGVIAVGLVLAPVGAGLAWTYGLVGVAYGQVNLLTAFLGAILGGLGVEHGIHLMGRYLALRGEGRSSLEATREAFTHTGGAALVSALVAALTFFVLGTSRLRAFREFGVIAGVGMLVLVLAYVLVLPALLGLVSRWGWKPRAASTETTEAPLGNILTHRRGLLTVVSALIVAGLLTQLPRLRFDYNISSLQDQRLDSFVLDRAVNQLIGYSQVPLVVLTNSREEEAAVVRELQARKQQRGASSTVDFVAALANLVPDRQQEKQTILKDIGKLLKNVPESQLNPAQRKQLAELRVQVEARPFTVADLPPSVRQQFEGRGGPGTGFVLVYPSADQSDGQAMRRMAKEVRGVKLPDGRTAVVAGEAMVQADIVNMVSHEAPFILLGSTLTVLVAMWLTLGSLRSALLCLMPTVVSLFAMLGLMPLLHMEFNYLNILVIPVLIGTTVDAGVHLITRLTSPGSDFVRVYSETGKAICGGLLTSAVGFGALLLADHPGLNSIGALANVGFGMNLLIMLVTFPALLLVLSERKRRHRAVPPRPRGAQLMGDGQGPHRPTPTH; encoded by the coding sequence ATGCACCGGGTGGAGCGCACGATGGGTGCGCTGGCCTCGCACAACCACCGCCGCCCCGTCATCGCGCTCGTCTGCGCGCTGCTGCTGTCCGTCGTGGGCCTGCTGTCCGCCCGCCACCTGACGCTCAACGCGAACCTGGTGGCCCTGCTGCCCGACTCCTTCGAGAGCGTGCAGGCCATCCACAGCCTGGAGGAGCGCTTCGGCGCGCAGGGGTGGGTGGTGGTGGTGGGCGAGGACGCGGACCCGGCGCAGCTCCAGCGGTTCGCGCAGGACCTGGCGCCGAAGCTGGAGGCGCTGCCGGGCATCCGCTACGTGGAGATCACCCGCCCCAGCCGCTTCTTCCAGAGCCATGCGCTCTACTTCCTGTCGCCAGAAGATTTGAAGGAGGTGGAGCGCCGCATCGACGCGCGGCTCACCTGGGAGCGGCAGCACGCCAACCCGCTCTTCGTGTCGCTGGACGACGCGCCGGCCCCGTCGCTGGACTTCAGCGACATCCAGAAGAAGTACGGCGGCGCCGCGGTCACGCGCCTGGCCAGCCACCCCAGTGACTACTACCTGGATCCCGCCGCGCGCCGCGTGGTGGTGCTGGCCAAGCCGGAGACGTCGTCCGCGGACCTCACCTTCTCCCGCAACATCGTCGGCGAGGTGCAGGGCCTGCTGAAGCAGCAGGACCTGTCGAAGTACGGGCCGGGCTTCCACACGCAAATCACCGGCTCGTTCCAGAAGAAGATGGATCAGCAGTCGCAGATCACCCGCGACGTGGCGGTGTCCTCGACGGTGGCCACGGTGCTGGTGCTGCTCTACCTGCTGCTGCACTTCCGCGGCGTCATCGCGGTGGGGCTGGTGCTGGCGCCGGTGGGCGCGGGCCTCGCGTGGACGTACGGCCTGGTGGGCGTGGCGTACGGGCAGGTGAACCTGCTGACGGCCTTCCTGGGCGCCATCCTGGGCGGCCTGGGCGTGGAGCACGGCATCCACCTGATGGGCCGCTACCTCGCGCTGCGCGGAGAGGGGAGGTCCTCCCTGGAGGCCACGCGCGAGGCGTTCACGCACACGGGGGGCGCGGCGCTGGTGTCCGCGCTGGTGGCGGCGCTCACGTTCTTCGTGCTGGGCACGTCCCGCCTGCGGGCGTTCCGCGAGTTCGGCGTCATCGCGGGCGTGGGCATGCTGGTGCTCGTCCTCGCGTATGTGCTGGTGCTGCCTGCGCTGCTGGGGCTGGTGTCGCGCTGGGGCTGGAAGCCGCGAGCGGCCTCCACGGAGACGACGGAGGCCCCGCTGGGCAACATCCTCACCCACCGGCGCGGGCTGCTCACCGTCGTGTCCGCGCTCATCGTTGCGGGCCTGCTCACGCAGCTGCCGCGCCTGCGGTTCGACTACAACATCTCCTCGTTGCAGGACCAGCGCCTGGACTCGTTCGTGCTGGACCGCGCGGTCAACCAGCTCATCGGCTATTCACAGGTCCCGCTGGTGGTGCTCACGAACTCCCGCGAGGAGGAGGCAGCGGTCGTCCGGGAGCTCCAGGCGCGCAAGCAGCAGCGGGGCGCCAGCTCCACGGTGGACTTCGTCGCGGCGCTCGCGAACCTGGTGCCGGACCGGCAGCAGGAGAAGCAGACCATCCTGAAGGACATCGGGAAGCTGTTGAAGAACGTGCCCGAAAGCCAGCTCAACCCCGCGCAGCGCAAGCAACTGGCGGAGCTGCGCGTGCAGGTGGAGGCGCGGCCCTTCACCGTGGCGGACCTGCCGCCCAGCGTGCGCCAGCAGTTCGAGGGCCGCGGCGGCCCGGGCACCGGCTTCGTGCTGGTGTATCCGTCCGCGGACCAGTCCGACGGCCAGGCCATGCGCCGGATGGCGAAGGAGGTGCGCGGGGTGAAGCTGCCGGATGGCCGGACCGCGGTGGTGGCCGGTGAAGCGATGGTGCAGGCGGACATCGTGAACATGGTGTCGCACGAGGCGCCGTTCATCCTCCTGGGCTCCACGCTCACGGTGCTGGTGGCCATGTGGCTGACGCTGGGCTCCCTGCGCAGCGCGCTCCTGTGCCTGATGCCCACGGTGGTGTCGCTGTTCGCGATGCTGGGGCTGATGCCGCTGCTGCACATGGAGTTCAACTACCTCAACATCCTGGTCATCCCGGTGCTCATCGGGACGACGGTGGACGCGGGCGTGCACCTCATCACGCGGCTCACGTCGCCGGGCAGCGACTTCGTGCGGGTGTATTCGGAGACGGGCAAGGCCATCTGCGGCGGCCTGCTCACGAGCGCGGTGGGCTTCGGCGCGCTGCTCCTCGCGGACCACCCGGGCCTCAACTCGATTGGGGCGCTGGCGAACGTGGGGTTCGGGATGAACCTGCTCATCATGCTGGTGACCTTCCCCGCGCTGCTGCTGGTGCTCTCCGAGCGCAAGCGGCGCCACCGTGCGGTTCCCCCGCGTCCCCGGGGTGCGCAACTCATGGGAGACGGCCAGGGTCCTCACCGGCCCACGCCCACCCATTAG
- the glgX gene encoding glycogen debranching protein GlgX, protein MSSKREIWPGKPWPRGATFDGSGTNFAVYSQVATRVEVCLFDRADPTKEIERFDLPMSTEFVWHGYVPDLEPGTLYGLRVHGPYEPEKGHRCNPHKLLVDPYAKALLGEVDWKQPVFGYPLDHPKKDLMRDERDSAAGMPKGVVVSDFFDWGNDRRLDIPWRKTVIYEAHVRGLTMRHPGVPAHQRGTYAGLGSPVIIEHLQKLGVTAVELLPVHEFADDSFLNDKGLSNFWGYSTLNYFAPEQRYASRKTPGGAVAEFKSMVKALHAAGIEVILDVVYNHTCEGNHLGPTLSFKGIDNASYYWTMPEARHYLDFTGCGNSLNASNPQTARFIVDSLRYWVEEMHVDGFRFDLATVLGRSGKGGYDPNAPIFQIINQDPVLSRVKLIAEPWDVGLGGYQVGGFPSPWHEWNGKYRDALRKYWKGDENQAAEVGYRLTGSADLFAAARRRPQASINFVTAHDGFTLHDLVTYSSKHNEANGEHNRDGADDNQAWNCGVEGETDDKDIISLRERQKRNLLASLFLSTGVPMIVAGDEMGRTQQGNNNAYCQDNELSWVDWNLDKTRQDLLEFTRKLIQFRHGQPVLQRRRFFQGEHLWESEHKDLAWFKPDGTEMGAEDWQKPFVRSLAFLLGGDAIPTPDERGQRVSGDSLLVLLNAHHEPVPFTVPPPGEGGAWRLELYTADDQRGDEEMKPGRFEMVGRSLAVFRKPGSNNTP, encoded by the coding sequence ATGAGCAGCAAGCGGGAAATCTGGCCGGGCAAGCCCTGGCCGCGCGGCGCGACCTTCGACGGCTCGGGCACCAACTTCGCGGTCTATTCGCAGGTGGCCACGCGCGTGGAGGTGTGTCTCTTCGACCGGGCGGACCCGACGAAGGAGATTGAACGCTTCGACCTGCCGATGAGCACGGAGTTCGTCTGGCACGGCTACGTGCCGGACCTGGAGCCCGGGACGCTGTACGGCCTGCGCGTGCACGGGCCCTACGAACCGGAGAAGGGGCACCGCTGCAACCCGCACAAGCTGCTCGTCGACCCCTACGCCAAGGCGCTGCTCGGCGAGGTGGACTGGAAGCAGCCGGTGTTCGGCTATCCCCTGGACCATCCGAAGAAGGACCTGATGCGCGACGAGCGCGACAGCGCGGCCGGCATGCCCAAGGGCGTGGTGGTGAGCGACTTCTTCGACTGGGGCAATGACCGGCGCCTGGACATCCCGTGGCGCAAGACGGTCATCTACGAGGCGCACGTGCGCGGCCTCACCATGCGCCACCCGGGCGTGCCGGCGCACCAGCGCGGCACGTACGCGGGCCTGGGCTCGCCGGTCATCATCGAGCACCTGCAGAAGCTGGGCGTGACCGCGGTGGAGCTCCTGCCGGTGCACGAGTTCGCGGACGACTCGTTCCTCAACGACAAGGGCCTGTCGAACTTCTGGGGCTACAGCACGCTGAACTACTTCGCGCCCGAGCAGCGCTACGCCAGCCGCAAGACGCCGGGCGGCGCGGTGGCCGAGTTCAAGTCGATGGTGAAGGCGCTGCACGCGGCGGGCATCGAGGTGATTCTCGACGTGGTCTACAACCACACGTGCGAGGGCAACCACCTGGGCCCCACGCTGTCGTTCAAGGGCATCGACAACGCGTCGTACTACTGGACCATGCCGGAGGCGCGGCACTACCTGGACTTCACCGGGTGCGGCAACAGCCTCAACGCCTCCAACCCGCAGACGGCGCGCTTCATCGTGGACAGCTTGCGCTACTGGGTGGAGGAGATGCACGTGGACGGGTTCCGCTTCGACCTGGCCACGGTGCTGGGCCGCAGCGGCAAGGGCGGCTACGACCCGAACGCGCCCATCTTCCAGATCATCAACCAGGACCCGGTGCTCTCCCGCGTGAAGCTCATCGCGGAGCCGTGGGACGTGGGGCTGGGCGGCTACCAGGTGGGCGGCTTCCCGTCGCCGTGGCACGAGTGGAACGGCAAGTACCGGGACGCGCTGCGCAAGTACTGGAAGGGCGACGAGAACCAGGCCGCGGAGGTGGGCTACCGGCTCACGGGCAGCGCGGACCTGTTCGCGGCGGCGCGCCGCAGGCCGCAGGCGTCCATCAACTTCGTCACCGCGCACGACGGCTTCACGCTGCACGACCTGGTCACGTACAGCAGCAAGCACAACGAGGCCAACGGCGAGCACAACCGCGACGGCGCGGACGACAACCAGGCGTGGAACTGCGGCGTGGAGGGGGAGACGGACGACAAGGACATCATCTCCCTGCGCGAGCGCCAGAAGCGCAACCTGCTGGCGTCGCTGTTCCTGTCCACGGGCGTCCCGATGATTGTCGCGGGCGACGAGATGGGCCGCACGCAGCAGGGCAACAACAACGCCTACTGCCAGGACAACGAGCTGTCGTGGGTGGACTGGAACCTGGACAAGACGCGCCAGGACCTCCTGGAGTTCACGCGCAAGCTCATCCAGTTCCGCCACGGGCAGCCGGTGCTCCAGCGCCGCCGCTTCTTCCAGGGCGAGCACCTGTGGGAGTCCGAGCACAAGGACCTGGCGTGGTTCAAGCCAGACGGCACGGAGATGGGCGCGGAGGACTGGCAGAAGCCCTTCGTGCGGTCGCTGGCGTTCCTGCTGGGCGGCGACGCCATCCCCACGCCGGACGAGCGCGGCCAGCGCGTCAGCGGCGATTCCCTGCTGGTGCTGCTCAACGCGCACCATGAGCCGGTGCCCTTCACGGTGCCGCCGCCGGGCGAGGGCGGCGCGTGGCGGCTGGAGCTGTACACGGCGGACGACCAGCGCGGCGACGAGGAGATGAAGCCCGGCAGGTTCGAGATGGTCGGGCGGTCGCTGGCGGTGTTCCGCAAGCCGGGGAGCAACAACACGCCGTGA
- a CDS encoding class I SAM-dependent methyltransferase, whose protein sequence is MEGEGDGVRSDEVAVAKVYGEIASAYEVLYPSLHRYGDRVERFLAGVVKPDLRVLDVGCGPALHTRGLDASVDVVGLDVAPEMLELAKRARPSGTWRVHSYLDPVPADLGLFDVALAIGCLDFCDDLSRVLGHLGRVLKPGGRMLFTVLERRQGLEAHEEATRRVRTADTDVTLHLWSAVETARAVDIAGLRTDFYLHAPGWELLAEERTMWFGWWYVRRG, encoded by the coding sequence ATGGAGGGTGAAGGAGACGGCGTCAGGAGTGACGAGGTCGCCGTCGCGAAGGTGTACGGGGAGATCGCCTCCGCCTACGAGGTGCTCTACCCGTCCCTGCATCGCTACGGCGACCGCGTGGAGCGCTTCCTCGCGGGCGTGGTGAAGCCGGACCTGCGCGTGCTGGACGTGGGCTGCGGCCCGGCGCTGCACACGCGAGGGCTGGACGCGTCCGTGGACGTGGTGGGCCTGGACGTGGCGCCGGAGATGCTGGAACTGGCGAAGCGCGCGCGGCCATCGGGCACGTGGCGCGTGCACAGCTACCTGGACCCGGTGCCGGCGGACCTGGGCCTCTTCGACGTGGCGCTGGCCATCGGCTGTCTGGACTTCTGTGACGACCTGTCGCGCGTGCTGGGGCACCTGGGCCGGGTGTTGAAGCCGGGCGGGCGGATGTTGTTCACGGTGCTGGAGCGCCGTCAGGGCCTGGAGGCGCACGAGGAGGCCACGCGCCGGGTGCGCACGGCGGACACGGACGTGACGCTGCACCTGTGGAGCGCGGTGGAGACGGCGCGCGCGGTGGACATCGCCGGGCTGCGCACGGACTTCTACCTGCACGCGCCCGGCTGGGAGCTGCTCGCGGAGGAGCGCACCATGTGGTTCGGCTGGTGGTACGTGAGGCGCGGCTGA
- a CDS encoding slipin family protein, whose translation MGIGRVEVAQNERLFVVVNGRAEQYLGPGRHWVVRPFQHVRFERVPLEPPVTRLDEAKLSLVPEKDLQVLELGADERAVVFHHGQPVRWLGRGQHQVWTAQRLPGRTGRPESPTVRVERVDVSGVATEPPRDEVRALIPASDYTEATATEGTVALRYVDGVLDAVLPPGRHAAWTVARKVQFAVIDLREKLLHVTGQEVMTKDRVSLRLNLSAAYRVVDARRLAVVARAPDEILYLAMQLAAREAVSTRTLDELLAAREAVSTELYAQVKSGAEGVGLELLRFGIKDVVLPKEMKDLLNRVIQAQKEAEANVILRREETAATRSMAQTAKVLAENPLLVRLKELEAYKDLAAKVGQVHLVLGEGAVPTLQLKGG comes from the coding sequence ATGGGCATCGGTCGGGTGGAAGTGGCGCAGAACGAGCGGCTGTTCGTGGTGGTGAACGGGCGGGCGGAGCAGTACCTGGGGCCGGGCCGGCACTGGGTGGTGCGTCCGTTCCAGCACGTCCGCTTCGAGCGCGTGCCGCTGGAGCCACCCGTCACCCGGCTGGACGAAGCGAAGCTCTCGTTGGTGCCGGAGAAGGACCTCCAGGTGCTGGAGCTGGGCGCGGACGAGCGCGCGGTGGTCTTCCATCACGGCCAGCCGGTGCGGTGGCTGGGCCGGGGACAGCACCAGGTGTGGACGGCGCAGCGGCTGCCCGGTCGTACCGGTCGGCCCGAGTCGCCGACCGTGCGGGTGGAGCGCGTGGACGTGTCCGGGGTGGCGACGGAGCCCCCGCGTGACGAGGTGCGCGCGCTGATTCCGGCCAGTGACTACACGGAGGCCACGGCCACGGAGGGCACGGTGGCGCTGCGCTACGTGGACGGCGTGCTGGACGCGGTGCTGCCGCCGGGCCGTCACGCGGCGTGGACGGTCGCGCGCAAGGTGCAGTTCGCGGTCATCGACCTGCGCGAGAAGCTGCTCCACGTCACCGGCCAGGAGGTGATGACGAAGGACCGCGTGTCGCTGCGGCTCAACCTGTCCGCGGCGTACCGGGTGGTGGACGCGCGGCGGCTGGCGGTGGTGGCCCGAGCGCCGGATGAAATCCTCTACCTGGCGATGCAGCTGGCGGCGCGCGAGGCCGTGTCCACGCGCACGCTGGACGAGCTGCTCGCGGCGCGTGAGGCGGTGTCCACGGAGCTGTACGCGCAGGTGAAGTCGGGGGCGGAGGGCGTGGGTCTGGAGCTGCTGCGCTTCGGCATCAAGGACGTGGTGCTGCCGAAGGAGATGAAGGACCTGCTCAACCGGGTCATCCAGGCGCAGAAGGAAGCGGAGGCCAACGTCATCCTGCGGCGCGAGGAGACGGCGGCGACGCGCTCCATGGCACAGACGGCGAAGGTGCTCGCGGAGAACCCGCTGCTCGTGCGGCTCAAGGAGCTGGAGGCGTACAAGGACCTGGCCGCGAAGGTGGGTCAGGTGCACCTCGTGCTCGGTGAGGGCGCGGTGCCCACGCTCCAGCTCAAGGGCGGCTGA
- a CDS encoding AAA family ATPase, whose translation MYVKEVHLSNIRSIESLTWALPDHQSGHGWHVIIGDNGAGKSSFLRAIALALVGPKEAIALRQDWNEWLRVSALFAIAHLKLKWDEQYDQFVDAAPPPPNHVLSAELQLIRIKMGEQPAQAYLVNKPDNSVQQSHVWGEGAGWFSASYGPFRRFAGGDSEQAKLFESNPKLARHLSVFGEAVALSECLEWLKLLQFKKLEKDPEGDLLESLKQFINQPDFLPNEARLESISSKGVRFVDGNGCDIPVENLSDGYRAILSMTFELIRQLARAYGGDKLFAPGDSTTIVVPGVVLIDEIDAHLHPVWQRRVGRWFREHFPNIQFIVTTHSPLICQAATVGSVFRLPRPGTDEEAGMVTGVALDRLLYGNVLDAYSTGAFGDVPLRSPEALEKLERLAILNQKELAQGLSPEEQAEQQHLRAQLPTASSALPSDTEVPQP comes from the coding sequence ATGTACGTGAAAGAGGTCCACCTCTCCAACATCCGGTCCATCGAGTCGCTGACGTGGGCGCTGCCGGACCATCAGTCTGGCCACGGGTGGCACGTCATCATCGGTGACAACGGTGCGGGCAAAAGCTCGTTCCTTCGCGCCATCGCGCTCGCGCTCGTAGGACCGAAGGAGGCCATAGCGCTCCGGCAGGACTGGAACGAGTGGCTTCGAGTTAGCGCCTTATTCGCCATCGCGCATCTCAAACTGAAATGGGATGAGCAGTACGACCAATTTGTCGACGCGGCCCCTCCGCCTCCTAACCATGTTCTAAGTGCCGAGCTACAGCTGATACGCATCAAGATGGGAGAGCAGCCGGCTCAGGCCTACCTCGTCAACAAGCCAGACAATTCCGTTCAGCAATCTCATGTTTGGGGGGAGGGAGCCGGATGGTTCTCTGCTTCTTACGGTCCGTTTCGACGTTTTGCCGGGGGCGATTCGGAACAAGCCAAGCTGTTCGAATCGAACCCCAAACTGGCCCGCCATTTGTCCGTCTTCGGTGAGGCCGTCGCACTCTCGGAATGTCTTGAATGGCTCAAGCTCCTCCAGTTCAAGAAGCTCGAGAAGGATCCCGAAGGGGACCTCCTTGAGTCCTTGAAGCAGTTCATCAACCAGCCGGACTTCCTACCCAACGAAGCCCGACTCGAATCGATCTCTTCCAAGGGTGTTCGGTTCGTCGATGGCAACGGCTGCGATATTCCTGTCGAGAACCTGAGTGACGGGTACCGCGCCATCCTGAGCATGACCTTCGAGTTGATCCGACAGCTCGCGCGAGCCTATGGGGGCGACAAGCTCTTCGCTCCTGGGGACTCAACGACCATCGTCGTCCCTGGTGTCGTCCTGATTGACGAGATCGACGCGCACCTGCATCCCGTGTGGCAGCGAAGAGTCGGTCGCTGGTTCCGAGAACACTTCCCGAACATCCAGTTCATCGTCACGACGCACAGTCCGCTCATCTGCCAGGCCGCGACCGTGGGCAGCGTGTTCCGCCTTCCAAGGCCGGGCACCGACGAAGAAGCGGGCATGGTCACGGGCGTCGCACTCGACCGGCTGCTCTACGGAAACGTCCTGGACGCCTACAGCACAGGGGCTTTTGGTGACGTGCCGCTGCGCTCTCCCGAAGCACTGGAGAAGCTCGAACGGCTCGCAATCCTCAACCAGAAGGAACTCGCGCAGGGCCTGTCCCCCGAGGAACAGGCGGAACAGCAGCACCTGCGCGCGCAGCTTCCCACCGCATCCAGCGCTCTTCCGTCCGACACGGAGGTGCCGCAGCCTTGA
- a CDS encoding VIT domain-containing protein: MRVLLATLFVCLLAAPASAQPCPPAASPTAGVAQGTLVARFRAQPQQAEATECPDTEPRTFSLKHTEVDAEVSGFLASVTVTQVFENPYTAPLEALYVFPLPELAAVDGMEMHLGERVIQGVIQTREQARDTYERAKAEGKTAALLDQERPNIFTQSVANILPGETIRVRIHYVERLTYDAGTYRFSFPMVVGPRFIGGQPLPTRQGEGVEPDTTTVPDASRITPPVLTDTRSGHDIQITVRLDAGLPVHSLRSTTHRVDVKRDGQSRATVSLGRDDRIPNKDFILEYVVADALIRPAVLMHRDPGADHGYFLVMLNPQLSPTEKEIVPRELYMVLDTSCSQSGLAIEKSKAITKEVLNHLMPEDTFQVLNFDTQVTKFAPTAVPATPENIQNALPYVANFWGGGGTDVNIAAQEAMVPENDPARLRMVLFMTDGLIGADEQVLGTLQEHLREETRIFSAGVGSSTNRYLITKMGELGRGASTLVNLNRPEEDVAREFEQRMRGPVLTSLVVDTDGLPVSDVYPKSVPDLFAGQPLFLVGKFTGTGDGVLRISGRVRGEVRRFDVPVHFPEVAPEHGSLKSLWARQRIEELTVAGYRGETPEIIQGITETALQYHLMSRYTSFVAVEQVARTAPNGETVREMVPVQLPDGMVAGALSREEIPPGDPIISVRAPRNARRVTAYFPFGLVKPLTFDTLTKSWRGRFLVPLGIADGYYTVFIIAELADGRVERSEVRYRLDSQGNDFDVVLSQKEVAPGDTLTLDVDAVEATQEVSVYGDLFGEDQQLLDTQDRLRFTKALVIPEGTPAGTYELVFVARDAAGNRFERRETLRVIHARHD, translated from the coding sequence ATGCGAGTCCTGCTCGCCACGCTCTTCGTCTGTCTTCTGGCCGCCCCGGCCTCCGCGCAACCCTGTCCCCCGGCCGCTTCGCCCACCGCGGGCGTCGCCCAGGGCACCCTCGTGGCGCGCTTCCGTGCGCAGCCGCAGCAGGCGGAGGCCACCGAGTGCCCGGACACGGAGCCGCGCACCTTCAGCCTCAAGCACACGGAGGTGGACGCGGAGGTCAGCGGCTTCCTCGCTTCCGTCACCGTGACGCAGGTGTTCGAGAACCCATACACCGCTCCCCTTGAAGCGCTCTACGTCTTCCCGCTGCCGGAGCTGGCCGCCGTGGACGGCATGGAGATGCACCTGGGTGAACGCGTCATCCAGGGCGTCATCCAGACCCGCGAGCAGGCCCGCGACACCTACGAGCGCGCCAAGGCCGAGGGCAAGACGGCCGCGCTGCTCGACCAGGAGCGCCCCAACATCTTCACCCAGTCCGTCGCCAACATCCTCCCCGGTGAAACCATCCGCGTCCGCATCCACTACGTGGAGCGCCTCACCTACGACGCGGGCACCTACCGCTTCAGCTTCCCCATGGTCGTCGGCCCCCGCTTCATCGGCGGCCAGCCGCTGCCCACGCGCCAGGGTGAAGGCGTTGAGCCCGACACCACCACCGTCCCCGACGCGAGCCGCATCACGCCCCCGGTGCTCACCGACACGCGCAGCGGCCACGACATCCAGATCACCGTGCGCCTGGACGCGGGCCTCCCGGTCCACTCGCTGCGCTCCACCACCCACCGCGTCGACGTGAAGCGCGACGGACAGTCCCGCGCCACCGTCAGCCTGGGCCGCGATGACCGCATCCCCAACAAGGACTTCATCCTGGAGTACGTCGTCGCCGACGCGCTCATCCGCCCCGCCGTCCTCATGCACCGCGACCCCGGCGCGGACCACGGCTACTTCCTGGTGATGCTCAACCCGCAGCTGTCCCCCACCGAGAAGGAGATCGTCCCCCGCGAGCTCTACATGGTGCTCGACACGTCCTGCTCGCAGTCCGGCCTGGCCATCGAGAAGTCCAAGGCCATCACCAAGGAAGTGCTCAACCACCTGATGCCGGAGGACACCTTCCAGGTCCTCAACTTCGACACGCAGGTGACCAAGTTCGCGCCCACCGCCGTCCCCGCCACGCCGGAGAACATCCAGAACGCCCTGCCCTACGTCGCCAACTTCTGGGGCGGTGGCGGCACCGACGTGAACATCGCCGCCCAGGAGGCCATGGTCCCGGAGAACGACCCGGCCCGCCTGCGCATGGTGCTCTTCATGACGGACGGCCTCATCGGCGCGGATGAGCAGGTGCTCGGCACGCTCCAGGAGCACCTCCGGGAAGAGACGCGCATCTTCTCCGCCGGCGTGGGCTCCAGCACGAACCGATACCTCATCACCAAGATGGGCGAGTTGGGCCGCGGCGCCTCCACCCTCGTCAACCTCAACCGCCCGGAGGAAGACGTCGCCCGCGAGTTCGAGCAGCGCATGCGCGGCCCGGTCCTCACCTCCCTCGTCGTGGACACCGACGGCCTGCCCGTCAGCGACGTGTACCCGAAGTCCGTGCCGGACCTCTTCGCCGGCCAGCCGCTGTTCCTCGTGGGCAAGTTCACTGGCACCGGTGACGGCGTCCTCCGCATCTCCGGCCGCGTGCGCGGCGAGGTCCGCCGCTTCGACGTGCCCGTGCACTTCCCCGAAGTCGCCCCGGAGCACGGCTCGCTCAAGAGCCTCTGGGCCCGCCAGCGCATCGAGGAGCTGACCGTGGCGGGCTACCGTGGCGAGACGCCGGAAATCATCCAGGGCATCACCGAGACCGCGCTCCAGTACCACCTGATGAGCCGCTACACGTCCTTCGTCGCGGTGGAGCAGGTGGCTCGCACGGCCCCCAACGGTGAGACGGTCCGCGAGATGGTCCCCGTGCAGCTCCCTGACGGCATGGTGGCGGGTGCGCTCAGCCGCGAGGAGATTCCCCCCGGCGACCCCATCATCTCCGTGCGCGCCCCGCGCAACGCCCGCCGCGTCACCGCCTACTTCCCCTTCGGACTGGTGAAGCCGCTCACGTTCGACACGCTCACGAAGTCCTGGCGCGGCCGCTTCCTCGTGCCGCTGGGCATCGCGGATGGCTACTACACGGTGTTCATCATCGCGGAGCTGGCGGACGGCCGCGTGGAGCGCAGCGAGGTGCGCTACCGCCTGGACTCCCAGGGCAACGACTTCGACGTCGTCCTCTCCCAGAAGGAAGTGGCCCCCGGTGACACGCTGACGCTGGACGTGGACGCGGTGGAGGCCACGCAGGAGGTCAGCGTGTACGGCGACCTCTTCGGCGAGGACCAGCAGCTCCTCGACACGCAGGACCGCCTGCGCTTCACCAAGGCCCTGGTCATCCCCGAGGGCACACCGGCCGGGACATATGAGCTGGTGTTCGTCGCCCGCGACGCCGCCGGCAACCGCTTCGAGCGCCGGGAGACGCTGCGCGTCATCCACGCCCGGCATGACTGA